In a single window of the Antedon mediterranea chromosome 1, ecAntMedi1.1, whole genome shotgun sequence genome:
- the LOC140043359 gene encoding uncharacterized protein, with amino-acid sequence MPRIFFQLFILILAINYTVWCEPQSGAATFRIPAELSNALQLLNPPDRTRFITHCLHLKHYMCSQQEARHYVWGLEESDQFQFSNFWNWYRCTKTGRKDDCPVDGGWSIWSKWAHCDITCGPDGMKSRFRTCDSPRPSNGGRQCSGQTTQITKCNIKIACHQNDSAILSKVSVNYLKMLHRSNPQLKNKCLLSHCSYQEVEDIIIEKEEADKYWSYINCYKHSEGCPVDGKWSEWSEWSRCSSNCGNGHRYHIRSCDSPRPLNAGEMCPGSSLEKSRCFENNCTETVGVHFSPWSHWSHCSMTCGEGVRQSIRRCIGDGACVLGDGTTKDNIIKEVPCQIASCQRQGGWSEWSRWSMCTSICGWGERVRVRTCTNPTPVGSNSLCEGEPFGKERCNHMEASCPINETHAVKQQEYSKWSRWTSCRTTCAGGTMLRHRTCVDDGTNTTCSGPLYDVAVCNSHIPCVVNGGWSEWTKWTVCSKTCKSGFAERYRMCTNPRPAFGGAICSGNSTQRIECQDSPCPEISWAEWGNWTQCTKSCGGGTTNRRRVCLAQDDVVSVARCGGEYKQLSVCSLDPCPVDGNWANWNAWRPCKSSCGEGITSRDRTCTNPAPTGNGNLCDGYGTESRHCYKQPCTQEHQEEMRLFNGKSFIMYTKYGYPTKQVLMYLRLLPESADGLIVMKRHDYYNRQLVYVSLVGGCVYLYAKVGSAELKVVGHPVELFKWNTIQVSITGNLGHVRLNDKYTKTNNFTEKITEFVDYDLPVYLGGCMPHLYPHVDSKATVWSGFVGKIAKFTMNYKLMTLFEDKIYWHGTSDIPYTSLNSDRDLIDIMATPIEFNGEQFSTITQNDDGHLRNIQAIVSAPGSDGLLIHCNGSVSGSFMSVKLNKNKIVLSLNLGERNLEIERDLEETKTWMIVDIQIEPNQVSLRVNKEPASQLSGQDLRFTPSNKIYIGGLPPWESSDPKQGDIVGFTGHIYQIKLNDVVYLMTDMLKQSYDKSVDSSSATLAANFQEHYVIHGASVQLRCRNTEHEHGVEIVWLKENQFVDPAAEHIRLENDNPILPNTTILHLHHIDEEAQGLYACQFRFSNRAEIHQAFAVSIAEPYDVLARTLTEWKISVEVFFAAVVIAIVMTSSISCIMYLCRRPYYVKNVIHTILDYLGFGSPLRMTLADFRQIDRTYFDGQVDIKNEKMRLDEELELSHQDERQPSQKNFRRKLREKKELMLKQLTGRKRVDDCRVSQSGTRYTTVTYSETEEDMEGYMVPIYANVYNGDLDTTPDGNSEPEESVDLIENGNNSGASGRIHHQEISPINYEGVEDVIVNDSSGEEDHQIHHTSSRYMTYENVYAESVNQDADDVTFQLSYPVSTDSLLEEISKNISQQSIHDHFKISETLSGYRDTGNAFACHGEELGNALSTEETCENNTKQSHTEGMCQVPLTADVSRHTQNSTEEIAQVPLTADFFRQTQHSTEEMAQVPFTEDVSRHTKNNTEEMSQVPLTADVSRHTQNSTEEMAQVPLIADVSRHTQNNSTEEMAQVPLTADVSRHTQNSTEEVNQVPLPADVSRHTQNSNEEMNQVPLTADVSRHTQNSTEEINQVPPIADVSQTRNSTENIQIRNNTRSSDTKNDTEFHFKSRALQLAYLLSANGVTPPITESQLTTHAVDSDDDGDTEEEYVDTHE; translated from the exons ATGCCACGAATTTTCTTTCAACTCTTTATATTAATATTGGCCATAAATTATACAGTTTGGTGTG AACCGCAATCGGGCGCTGCTACTTTTCGCATTCCCGCAGAATTGAGTAATGCGTTGCAGTTGCTGAACCCACCTGACAGAACGCGCTTCATCACACACTGCCTACATCTCAAACATTACATGTGCTCCCAGCAAGAGGCTAGACACTATGTGTGGGGATTAGAAGAGTCAGATCAGTTTCAATTTAGTAACTTTTGGAACTGGTACCGATGTACAAAGACAGGACGTAAAGATGACTGTCCAG TTGACGGTGGATGGAGTATTTGGAGTAAATGGGCACATTGTGACATTACATGTGGTCCGGATGGTATGAAATCACGATTTCGGACTTGTGACTCTCCACGACCAAGTAATGGAGGCAGACAGTGTAGTGGTCAAACAACACAAATCACTAAATGCAATATCAAAATCGCTTGTCATCAAAATG attCAGCAATTCTCTCGAAAGTCAGTGTAAATTATCTAAAGATGCTACACAGAAGTAACCCACAACTAAAGAACAAGTGTTTGTTATCTCATTGCAGTTATCAAGAAGTTGAAGACATTATAATAGAAAAGGAAGAAGCG GACAAATATTGGTCATACATTAACTGCTACAAACACTCAGAAGGATGTCCGGTTGACGGAAAATGGTCAGAATGGAGTGAATGGAGTAGATGTTCATCCAACTGTGGTAATGGTCATCGGTATCATATACGCTCATGTGATTCACCGCGTCCACTCAATGCTGGAGAAATGTGTCCAGGAAGCTCACTTGAAAAATCGCGTTGTTTTGAAAACAACTGTACGGAGACAG TGGGAGTACACTTTTCACCTTGGTCTCATTGGTCCCATTGCTCTATGACTTGTGGTGAAGGTGTCCGACAATCGATACGACGTTGCATTGGTGACGGGGCGTGCGTATTAGGCGATGGCACGACAAAAGATAATATCATCAAAGAAGTACCATGTCAGATAGCAAGTTGTCAAC GACAAGGAGGGTGGAGCGAATGGTCTCGATGGAGTATGTGTACATCAATATGTGGATGGGGTGAACGAGTTCGCGTGCGGACTTGTACAAATCCGACACCGGTTGGTTCAAACAGTTTATGTGAAGGGGAACCGTTTGGAAAAGAGAGGTGTAATCATATGGAAGCATCGTGTCCTATAAATGAAACCCATGCAGTCAAACAGCAAG AATATAGCAAGTGGAGCCGATGGACCTCTTGCAGAACAACTTGTGCCGGTGGAACCATGTTACGCCATCGGACTTGCGTTGACGATGGAACAAATACCACGTGTAGTGGTCCGCTTTACGATGTTGCAGTGTGCAATAGCCACATTCCATGCGTCG TTAACGGGGGTTGGTCTGAGTGGACGAAGTGGACAGTTTGTTCGAAAACGTGTAAATCTGGTTTTGCCGAAAGATACAGAATGTGCACCAATCCGAGACCTGCCTTTGGAGGAGCGATTTGTAGCGGCAATAGTACACAACGTATTGAATGCCAAGATTCTCCTTGTCCAG aaatatctTGGGCTGAATGGGGAAATTGGACACAGTGTACGAAATCATGTGGTGGTGGAACTACCAATCGTAGACGAGTGTGCTTGGCTCAAGATGATGTAGTGAGTGTGGCGAGATGTGGTGGAGAGTATAAACAACTTAGTGTCTGCAGTCTTGACCCTTGTCCAG TTGATGGAAATTGGGCAAATTGGAATGCATGGCGACCATGTAAATCCTCGTGTGGTGAAGGTATTACATCAAGAGATCGTACTTGTACGAATCCAGCACCTACTGGTAATGGAAACCTATGCGATGGTTATGGAACAGAATCCAGACACTGCTACAAACAGCCATGCACACAAG AGCACCAAGAGGAAATGAGACTGTTTAATGGCAAATCGTTCATAATGTACACAAAGTACGGGTATCCAACAAAACAAGTTCTTATGTATCTGCGACTTCTGCCAGAATCTGCAGACGGTTTGATTGTAATGAAACGTCATGATTACTATAACCGTCAGTTGGTTTACGTCAGCTTGGTGGGTGGGTGTGTCTATCTCTACGCTAAAGTTGGATCAGCAGAACTCAAAGTGGTTGGTCATCCAGTGGAG CTTTTTAAATGGAACACAATACAAGTTTCTATTACCGGGAACCTGGGACATGTGCGACTAAATGACAAATATACAAAGACAAACAATTTTACTGAAAAGATAACAGAGTTTGTTGACTACGATCTTCCTGTATACCTTGGTGGCTGTATGCCTCATCTGTACCCACATGTAGATAGCAAAGCAACAG TGTGGTCGGGGTTCGTAGGAAAGATCGCCAAATTTACAATGAACTATAAGTTGATGACTTTGTTTGAGGATAAGATATATTGGCATGGAACATCAGACATACCGTACACGAGCTTGAACAGTGACAGAGATCTAATAG ACATTATGGCAACACCTATTGAATTCAATGGAGAACAATTTTCAACAATTACACAAAATGATGACGGACATTTACGGAACATACAAGCGATCGTCAGCGCTCCAGGTTCAGATGGTCTTCTAATACATTGTAACGGGTCCGTTTCCGGCTCTTTTATGTCAGtgaaattgaacaaaaataaaatcgttCTTTCTTTGAACCTGGGTGAAAGAAATTTGGAAATTGAGAGAGATCTTGAAGAG ACTAAAACATGGATGATCGTTGATATACAAATTGAGCCAAACCAGGTTTCTCTACGAGTCAACAAAGAGCCTGCGTCTCAACTATCCGGGCAAGACCTGCGGTTTACTCCGTCAAACAAAATCTACATCGGGGGCTTACCACCATGGGAAAGTTCGGATCCAAAACAAGGCGATATTGTAGGATTTACTGGCcacatttatcaaattaaactGAACGATGTAGTGTACTTGATGACAGATATGCTAAAGCAGTCTTACGATAAAAGTGTTGATTCGTCATCGGCCACACTAGCTG CAAACTTTCAAGAACATTATGTAATCCATGGGGCAAGTGTTCAACTAAGGTGTAGAAATACAGAACACGAACACGGTGTTGAAATAGTTTGGCTGAAGGAAAACCAGTTCGTCGATCCAGCGGCTGAACACATTCGACTTGAAAATGAT AACCCAATATTACCAAACACAACCATTCTTCATCTTCATCACATCGACGAAGAGGCGCAGGGTTTGTATGCCTGTCAGTTTCGGTTTTCCAATAGGGCTGAGATCCATCAAGCGTTTGCCGTATCGATAGCTGAACCCTATG acGTACTAGCACGTACATTGACGGAATGGAAGATATCCGTCGAAGTATTTTTCGCCGCTGTCGTCATCGCCATAGTGATGACGAGTAGTATATCCTGCATTATGTATCTTTGTCGAAG accCTACTACGTTAAAAACGTAATACACACTATTCTGGATTACCTTGGTTTTGGCAGTCCACTTCGAATGACTCTTGCTGATTTTCGACAAATTGACAGAACGTACTTTGATGGACAAGTTGATATAAAAAACGAGAAGATGCGATTGGATGAAGAGCTTGAATTGTCCCACCAAGATGAAAGACAACCATCTCAAAAGAATTTTAGACGAAAGCTGAGAGAAAAGAAAGAGCTCATGTTGAAACAACTGACGGGTAGGAAACGTGTTGATGATTGTCGTGTGTCCCAATCTGGTACACGGTACACCACTGTAACATATTCGGAAACCGAAGAAGATATGGAAGGATACATGGTGCCGATTTATGCCAATGTGTATAATGGTGATCTGGACACAACACCAGATGGGAACTCTGAACCAGAAGAATCAGTCGACCTGATAGAAAATGGTAACAATTCCGGAGCATCAGGTAGGATACACCATCAGGAAATATCACCAATAAATTACGAAGGTGTCGAAGATGTCATAGTAAACGATTCATCAGGCGAAGAAGATCATCAGATACATCACACAAGCAGCAGGTATATGACGTATGAAAATGTTTATGCCGAAAGTGTAAATCAAGATGCCGATGATGTTACATTTCAACTATCTTATCCAGTGAGCACGGACAGTCTCTTGGAAGAGATTTCAAAAAATATATCTCAACAAAGCATACatgatcattttaaaatatctgAAACGTTGTCAGGTTATAGGGACACTGGTAACGCGTTTGCATGCCATGGTGAGGAACTTGGTAACGCGTTGTCAACTGAAGAAACATGCGAGAATAACACTAAACAATCTCATACAGAAGGAATGTGTCAAGTTCCACTTACTGCAGACGTTTCCCGACATACACAAAACAGTACAGAAGAAATAGCTCAAGTTCCACTTACTGCAGACTTTTTCCGACAAACACAACACAGTACAGAAGAAATGGCTCAAGTTCCATTTACTGAAGACGTTTCCCGacatacaaaaaacaatacagaagAAATGTCTCAAGTTCCGCTTACTGCAGACGTTTCCCGGCATACACAAAACAGTACAGAAGAAATGGCTCAAGTTCCACTTATTGCAGACGTTTCTCGACATACACAAAACAACAGTACAGAAGAAATGGCTCAAGTTCCGCTTACTGCAGACGTTTCCCGACATACACAAAATAGTACAGAAGAAGTCAACCAAGTTCCGCTTCCTGCAGACGTTTCCCGACATACACAAAACAGTAATGAAGAAATGAATCAAGTTCCGCTTACTGCAGACGTTTCTCGACATACACAAAATAGTACAGAAGAAATCAACCAAGTTCCACCTATTGCAGACGTTTCCCAAACACGTAATAGTAcagaaaatatacaaataagaaATAATACTAGAAGCAGTGACACTAAAAACGACACTGAATTCCATTTCAAAAGCAGGGCATTGCAATTGGCGTATCTTCTGTCTGCGAATGGCGTAACCCCACCTATTACAGAATCTCAACTGACTACCCATGCTGTAGATTCTGATGACGACGGAGATACCGAGGAAGAATACGTTGATACGCACGAATAA
- the LOC140063536 gene encoding exocyst complex component 7-like, with product MSGRQQNSTPNYLMIAKMEDSTQKIVELDEKLEQEQKDLAFIRENLDKSNHLTRSMVSILSSFESRLKKLEETILPVHMETVALQHLQANVEKSLKAFDEVLTYHNVVRDAEQFIKEGSSGRIEDYLRKMGEIQEARDYFKENNPGSPELAKADSQFTMGKESLENEFRGLLNRHSKPVPAIMILDLIEEDEDEGLHAFEHLPEKTVDELSLIAKWLQGPGESFDFIDVYHSIRASALKRSIEGIKDHLMKKSGGSASSGHAMSSPMNLKGKSKDPTKRSSLIKPIMKKSSAYLLIASFESAKRPGSLGSPSVDMREEASMDIETEQFIVGLLALLKLIQSEASLMSSIIPYEHHRKTFDKIIDRSMDMVAQDGQNINANAKRAIGKHEFSALLSIFPVLKHLNACKAEFDEQLTGTAPSTRHKLPDLMRTLQQTGSNALDEFFEIVKNDPDKSNMPKDGTVHELTSNAVIFLENLQEFIDTTSSMLSTQKDAILSRGNEDTAKKKLVAAYIAKVLGALGLNLDQKAKTYNDQYLGAIFLLNNYHYLLKSLQRSGLIQLVMCSNPDVESHYEQIIKDQKVEYTKSWSRVITQIHEANRPYVLERDAGGKLKDRERQHIKDKFKGFNTELEDLFKVQKCYAVPDEQLRAMLREENKVTVINAYRTFMERYSGTNFTKNPEKYIKYQPEQVGGMIDRFFDVTA from the exons ATGAGTGGCAGACAACAAAATTCTACTCCAAATTATCTTATGATTGCGAAGATGGAAGACTCAACACAAAAGATTGTAGAATTAGATGAAAAACTGGAACAA GAACAGAAGGATTTGGCATTCATTCGTGAAAACCTTGATAAAAGCAATCACCTTACTAGAAGTATG GTTAGTATCTTGTCCTCATTTGAGAGCAGACTTAAGAAACTTGAAGAAACCATCCTCCCTGTTCACATGGAAACGGTTGCCCTCCAACATCTGCAAGCAa ATGTAGAGAAGTCTTTAAAGGCGTTTGATGAAGTTCTTACTTATCACAACGTTGTTCGTGATGCTGAACAATTCATTAAAGAGGG GTCAAGTGGAAGAATTGAAGATTACTTGCGTAAAATGGGTGAAATTCAAGAAGCTAGGGATTATTTTAAGGAGAACAATCCAGGGAGTCCTGAACTTGCTAAAGCT GACTCGCAATTTACAATGGGCAAAGAAAGTCTTGAGAATGAATTTCGTGGTCTGTTAAATCGTCATAGTAAGCCAGTACCAGCTATCATGATTCTAGACTTGATTGAAGAAGATGAAGATGAAGGACTACATGCTTTTGAACATCTTCCAG AGAAGACCGTGGATGAGCTGTCATTGATTGCCAAGTGGTTACAAGGTCCAGGAGAATCGTTTGACTTCATTGATGTATACCATTCTATCCGTGCTAGCGCCCTCAAGAGGTCAATTGAAGGCATTAAGGACCATTTAATGAAAAAATCTGGAGGATCAGCTTCATCAGGTCATGCTATGTCATCGCCAATG aattTAAAAGGAAAATCAAAAGATCCAACTAAACGTTCATCACTCATTAAGCC GATAATGAAAAAGAGTTCAGCATATTTACTTATTGCCAGTTTTGAATCAG CAAAGCGGCCAGGTTCGTTGGGTAGTCCTTCAGTGGATATGAGAGAAGAGGCCAGCATGGATATTGAAACTGAACAATTTATAGTCGGTCTTCTAGCTCTTCTGAAACTTATACAA AGTGAAGCATCTTTAATGAGCTCAATAATACCATATGAACACCATCGTAAGACGTTTGACAAGATCATTGATAGATCAATGGACATGGTTGCACAAGATGGACAA AATATAAATGCAAATGCAAAGCGTGCAATTGGAAAACATGAATTTTCAGCATTGTTGTCAATATTTCCTGTCTTGAAACATCTTAACGCTTGCAAAGCAGAGTTTGATGAACAGCTAACG gGTACAGCGCCATCTACTAGACACAAGTTACCTGATTTGATGCGAACCTTACAACAAACGGGATCCAATGCCCTTGATGAGTTCTTTGAGATTGTGAAGAATGATCCAGACAAGTCTAATATGCCCAAAGATGGTACAGTTCATGAACTTACCAGCAATGCTGTTATATTCCTTGAGAACTTACAGGAGTTTATTGATACAACCTCATCAATGCTATCAACTCAAAAAG ATGCAATATTATCCAGAGGAAATGAAGACACAGCAAAAAAGAAGCTAGTTGCTGCTTACATAG CAAAAGTTTTAGGAGCTCTTGGGCTAAACTTGGACCAGAAAGCGAAGACATACAACGACCAGTATCTCGGTGCCATCTTTCTGCTCAACAACTACCATTATCTACTTAAATCATTACAAAG GTCTGGTTTAATTCAACTTGTAATGTGTTCAAATCCAGATGTAGAAAGTCACTATGAACAGATTATCAAAGATCAGAAAGTGGAGTACACAAAAAG ttGGAGTCGAGTGATAACTCAAATACATGAAGCCAATCGGCCGTATGTGCTAGAACGAGACGCCGGAGGGAAACTGAAAGACCGTGAAAGGCAACATATTAAGGATAAATTTAAG GGTTTTAATACAGAGTTAGAAGATTTATTTAAAGTACAGAAATGTTATGCTGTACCAGATGAGCAGCTAAGAGCAATGCTGAGAGAGGAAAATAAAGTGACCGTTATCAATGCCTATAGAACGTTTATGGAAAG gTATTCAGGAACAAACTTTACCAAAAATccagaaaaatatataaaatatcagcCAGAACAAGTTGGTGGTATGATTGATAGATTCTTTGATGTCACTGCATAA